The DNA region TTACCATGCATGGGGCATGATGGAAGATTAGAGAGAATCTTGACACCCCAAGAAATGGCTGATCTTATCATTTGGTTTTGGGTAACCTGCTCTCCTGTGCTAGGACATagtgtctgtctctttttcttttagatcATTGGTGGTATCGACCATTCCCTATACACTGGCAGTCTCTGGTACACACCCATCCGGCGGGAGTGGTATTATGAAGTGATCATTGTACGTGTAGAAATCAATGGTCAAGATCTGAAAATGGACTGCAAGGAGGTAATAAACTGGAAGGGGACCCAGTGAGAGTAAGAGGTTAATCCCAGTGTGAGAGAACCATGAGGGTGGAGGAGAGGGTGGAGGCACAGGACCTGGGCTGAGGTTAGGGCTGTGCCAAGGCAGAAAGTTGGCAATCACACAGCACTCCCTAAGGTGAAGGGCAGGGCCTGCAGAGCCATCACAGAACCTGAGCATAGAGCTTAAGTACAGTAATGAAAACACAGAAGAGTTCCCTTCTGGACTCTAGTCGCTACCTCTGGCGGCTCCGGGCAAGGCTTCTGCGAGGACCTGACTGAGTCCTGCTGTTACTAAGTGCCTTTGGGCTCCTCGCTGCAGTGCCAGACTCCTCATCTACAAAGCAGAGGTAAGGATACACACACTTTTTCAGAGACTGTGAAGGTCGAAGCTGATGTACGAAGTGTTAGTTCTTATGCTTGGCACACCCCAAATGCCAATATTTGGGGTCTCTTTCCCTAGGTTTTTTTTATACTTATTAGGGTGAGGATAGGGCATGTGCCACAgcttgtgtgtggaggtcagaggacaattttcaatTAGTGAGTCTCCCTGGGGTTGAACTCAGATCATACTTGGTAGCAGGTGCCCTTACCTGCTATCTCATCAGCCCCCATTTCAggcttttttgaggcagggtctcatgtagcccacactggcctcagacttgcttgaactcctggtcctcctctcTGACTCTCAAGTGCTCTATGGGCATATTCCACCATGCAGTCTCAGAGGTCAAGCCCAGGCTCTATGCCTGCCGAGCCACCCTTCTGTCCATCACGATGCATGGTGTATGAGAACGACGACGTAAAGGTACTAGAGGTACAAACACCACACAAGGCACCTCTGTTTCAGATTGGAGAGCACCTACCCACACAAGGTAATGAATGAAGTTAGTACTTACCAAGTGCCTGGGATCTGCCAGGACCTACTTAGTACTTTCAGCCTTTTGATTTGTTTAATCCTTATGATAACCTTTGAGGTAGGCATTGTTACTACCTTCAATTCAGAATAAAACAGGTACACAGAGGTTAAGTAAGCAACGTGCCCAAGGAGGCACACAAATACGTTCAAAATGGAAACGCTAAGATGCCAACCTCCGTAGGATGCTTAGCTGTCAGTcacctctcccaactcctcccctttctctcctcagtACAACTATGACAAGAGCATCGTGGACAGTGGCACCACCAACCTTCGTTTGCCCAAGAAAGTATTTGAAGCTGCAGTCAAGTCCATCAAGGCAGCCTCCTCGGTCAGTGGACTCAGGGCGGGTgaaacagagtcagagtcagTGACCGTCACGGGCCTCAGCAAGCACCAAAGATCGTAGATCCTTCCCGTCAGCGTTTGCACACTGCTGTCTGTTGACTTGGCcgatacattttctttttcttttttgagacagggtcatgaatgtagcccaggttagctttgAACTTGACAACTtcatgcctcagccttccaaattcTGGGACTATAGGCAGTGTGAGCTGCCACATCCAGTCACCCTAGCACAACTTTATGAGCCCAGTGACCCACTTTCTTCTACTGATCCTTAGACTTCAGTTTACCTTGGCCACTTTGGAAAATTCCCTGGAAAAGCAAACAGTGGTAACTGTCCCTGCAATTCTGAACATAAGAGAAAAGATGGTGGGGCAGGCCGATTCTTCACAGTTCTCTCTTGTCAACAGACGGAGAAGTTCCCGGATGGCTTTTGGCTAGGGGAGCAGCTGGTGTGCTGGCAAGCAGGCACGACCCCTTGGAACATTTTCCCAGTCATTTCACTTTACCTCATGGGTGAAGTCACCAATCAGTCCTTCCGCATCACCATCCTTCCTCAGGTATGTCCCCAAGCTGAGGCAGCGGAGTGCCAAGAAGCAGACAAAGTATGTAAAGAGACATGGCTACTACAACTTGAAAGACAAATGAATGTGTGCTGATAAAGGGGTTGCGGAAAAGTCAACATCTCAGGGCTTGAGGAAGAGCAAAGTGTAGGtgactaaaaggcagagaaaggcaggacAGAATAAGACATGCTCTCATCCTGTGATTGTTTCCCCCAGCAATACCTACGGCCAGTGGAAGATGTGGCCACGTCCCAAGACGACTGTTACAAGTTCGCCGTCTCACAGTCATCCACAGGCACCGTTATGGGAGCGGTCATCATGGAAGGCTTCTATGTGGTCTTTGATCGAGCCCGAAAGCGAATTGGCTTTGCTGTCAGCGCTTGCCATGGTGAGGAGGGTGTGGGGTCAGTCTGCTCATGTCTTGCTGCCAGCAGCTAATTCCCAGATCTGTCTGTTCAAGAGGTAGTAGCCTCTGGCTAATCCACCATGTGTGAAAGGTAGGGCTAAGGCTTGCTCTGGTGAACATGCCTGATGGGGAAAACAATACTGGAAACTGATAGCAGCTAGAGCTTCACAGGCACTTGGAAATACTAGCTGTAAGGGAGGCTGGCTGCCTACAGTAAGGCTGAATGCTTCTGCAGAAAACTGCCAGGGCTCTGTGGTTGGATTTTCATGAGGATGGGTAAGTCTGCTGTGTGTGTAAGGGGCTAGATTTTGGTCAACTCAGAACTGTTGGCTTTGATAACACTTCTACTGGATTTAAAAATGGCAAAGCCTTACAGTTCCCAAGGTCCTGGAGGGAGAAACATCCTTTCTCAGTACTAGTTTCCTTGCCCACTGTTCACTCTGTCCAAGATGGACTGTGCACTGCCTCCCTTGGGTGGGTTCTAAGGGTCCCTGTCAGGAAGCTCTTTCAATTGTATAACCCACACTACTCTGACAGTAAGAGGTACCAGTTCATCTCTACCCTTTCTCCAGTGCACGATGAGTTCAGGACGGCGGCAGTGGAAGGTCCGTTTGTCACGGCAGACATGGAAGACTGTGGCTACAACATTCCACAGACAGATGAGTCGACACTTATGACCATAGCCTATGTCATGGCTGCCATCTGCGCCCTCTTCATGTTGCCACTCTGCCTCATGGTATGTCAGTGGCGCTGCCTACGCTGCCTGCGCCATCAGCATGATGACTTTGCTGATGACATCTCCCTGCTGAAATAAGGAGGCCAGTGGGCAGATGACAGAGATCCCCCTGGACCACATCTGGGTGGTTCCCTTTGGTCACGTGAGTTGGAGATATGGATGGTACCTGTGGCCAGAGCACCTCAGGACCCTCACCAACCTGCCGAATGCTTCTGCCTTGACAGAAAAGAGACAGCTGGCAAGCTGGATTACAGGGCTTGCAAGGCCTGTAGGAAACAGGAGGGAGAAAGCAGCATTCTGGTGGCAGGATACCCTTAGGCACCACAAACTTGAGTTGGAAATGTTGCTGCTTAAGCTTCAGCCCTGACCCTCTGCCCAGCATCCTTTAGAGTCTCCAACCCCGAGTATTCTTTCCGTCCTTCCAGAAGTACCGGTGTCATACTCAGGCTACCCGGCATGTGTCCCTATGGTACCCTGGCAGAGAAAGGGCCAATCTCATTTCCCTGCTGGCCAAAGTCAGCAGAAGAAAATGCAGTTTGCCAGTTGCTTTAGTGATAGGGACTGCAGACTCAAGCCTACACTGGTACAAAGACTGAGTCTTGAGATAAGCCAAAACCTATGCGATGCGAATGTTTGTACTCCTGGGGGCAGTCAAGATGAGGAGAGACAGGACAGACACAGGAAGGAGAAAGTAGCAAAGCTAGGAAAGGCAGAGCTATAatcactttctccacatctccaAGACAGATGCCCATCTGGATTAAGAGAGGTAGCATTCCCCAACATGTCTTGTGGATGTAGTCTGAACCGAAATGAAATGGAGAAAAGGGCTTATTAGCCAAAGAGATCTTTTTAACACTCTTAAAGGAACAGTGCTCATGAGAAAAGTCCCACTGGACACATGAATCCCTATCTTGTTAATTCCACctgtctctccctgcttctacatGCTAGGTGGCACCAAAATGTCCCAACCCCAATGTCTTAGATGCCCTATGGGACAACAGTTAGAATATTGTAGGGCTGAGGATTGTCTTCCCAGCATAGGTTCACTCCAACCAAGGTGCTAAAAGGAACAGACAGGAAAGTTCTCCTATCTGATCCACAAAGGCAGAACCCTCAAGATTCATTCAGCAGGGTTAGGGCTGATGCATTTGCCTCTGCCtagattttgtctttattttatctctttttgCCCAATGGTACAAAATGGTAAGATCTTTATGGAATACTGAGTGGGTTCATTACTCTCTTGCCCTCTTCAATGGCCCCTCTATTTATCTGGCTAAGGAGACATCACACATTGGCTAGTATTAAACAACGAATGTAAGATAGGGGGCTTTCTGGTTCTATGTCATTGCCTTCAGTATCAAGGCTGCCTGGAGAAAGGATGGCAGCCTTGGGGCTTCCttacttccttctcctttcccaatAGAGCAGTCTTtctgtcctgctctctgctgccCCTCCCAATAGTACATGTACCCAGGCTGGTTCTTGGGCCAGGTAGTGGGGGCCACACTCCTCTTCCCTGTCAGTTCTAATACAACAGACATGAAGCCAGTGTTAGCAGGAAGAGCCGAGTTTTCCTGGGATGACCACTGCATCCTATCC from Rattus norvegicus strain BN/NHsdMcwi chromosome 8, GRCr8, whole genome shotgun sequence includes:
- the Bace1 gene encoding beta-secretase 1 precursor, yielding MAPALRWLLLWVGSGMLPAQGTHLGIRLPLRSGLAGPPLGLRLPRETDEEPEEPGRRGSFVEMVDNLRGKSGQGYYVEMTVGSPPQTLNILVDTGSSNFAVGAAPHPFLHRYYQRQLSSTYRDLRKSVYVPYTQGKWEGELGTDLVSIPHGPNVTVRANIAAITESDKFFINGSNWEGILGLAYAEIARPDDSLEPFFDSLVKQTHIPNIFSLQLCGAGFPLNQTEALASVGGSMIIGGIDHSLYTGSLWYTPIRREWYYEVIIVRVEINGQDLKMDCKEYNYDKSIVDSGTTNLRLPKKVFEAAVKSIKAASSTEKFPDGFWLGEQLVCWQAGTTPWNIFPVISLYLMGEVTNQSFRITILPQQYLRPVEDVATSQDDCYKFAVSQSSTGTVMGAVIMEGFYVVFDRARKRIGFAVSACHVHDEFRTAAVEGPFVTADMEDCGYNIPQTDESTLMTIAYVMAAICALFMLPLCLMVCQWRCLRCLRHQHDDFADDISLLK